Proteins from one Acropora muricata isolate sample 2 chromosome 9, ASM3666990v1, whole genome shotgun sequence genomic window:
- the LOC136929669 gene encoding allene oxide synthase-lipoxygenase protein-like, with protein MGIAVSARNSVIYDVSVTTGKRKGAGTNANIFLTITGTRGRTSRLRLDNFCRDEAGTQHSYKLRGKDVGQLLMIKLENDQVGQFSDWFVERVTISCSSDSGEIYEFPCGHWVQKRSVTFENKALLVTDKQSEAVRKQRKKEVQERQQLFQWGDDPKYINLPGYLKGELKNLPKDVQFTREDSEDLFTSTVDGAINAGLESLLSTFDSWNDFDDYRKAFRVLVGDVPPAADHWRDDSFYGAHYLNGCNPEIIKRCTEIPSKFPVTQELVGNLLDEGDTLQGAIENGRVYMVDFEILEGIPCYDKKGRRYVCPALGLFYVKGSGRIVPIAIQFHQEPSETNPIWTPNDSEMDWIYAKMWLKNADAQWHQMIAHLLRCHLCMEPFAVASWRQLPSLHPVWKLLKPHTVGVIAINTLGREKLISPGGTADKLLSIGGGGHIELMKKYFRTLNMSSYDLPQVLKDRGVDDPVKLPHFYYRDDALKLWDAIKDFVSKMLSIYYQSDEDIHKDSELQAWILDLHDNGYPIREGESDHGIPSSVKTAAQLSHLLTITIFTSSCQHAAVNFSQMDTYGFVPNSPLLMRQPPPTQKGKVTEKDIMHCLPNNDQAGFTVLTMFDLTRFFPDVRYLGDYSDGAFRNETKARDAILHFQENLQRLSRSIKERNETLEFPYIYLLPERVPNSIDI; from the exons ATGGGCATCGCTGTATCCGCAAGGAATTCGGTCATCTATGATGTGTCTGTCACCACTGGAAAACGAAAAGGAGCCGGTACTAATGCCAACATTTTCCTCACAATAACTG GTACAAGAGGAAGAACATCCCGCCTTCGTTTAGACAATTTCTGCCGAGACGAAGCTGGAACTCAACACTCGTACAAATTACGCGGGAAAGATGTTGGCCAATTGTTAATGATTAAACTGGAAAATGATCAAGTGGGACAGTTCAGTGATTGGTTCGTAGAACGGGTGACTATTTCCTGTAGTTCCGACTCTGGAGAGATTTACGAATTTCCTTGCGGTCACTGGGTGCAAAAAAGATCCGTGACTTTTGAGAATAAAG CATTGCTTGTCACAGATAAACAATCCGAAGCAgtaagaaagcaaagaaaaaaagaagttcAAGAAAGACAACAACTGTTCCAATGGGGTGACGATCCAAAGTATATCAATCTCCCGGGATATTTGAAAGGTGAACTTAAAAACCTTCCTAAAGATGTGCAGTTCACTCGTGAAGACTCCGAAGATCTGTTCACATCTACCGTAGACGGAGCAATCAACGCTGGGTTGGAATCTTTATTGAGTACCTTTGATTCTTGGAATGACTTTGACGACTATCGTAAG GCATTCCGCGTTTTAGTTGGTGATGTCCCACCGGCTGCCGATCACTGGCGAGATGACAGTTTCTATGGAGCACATTATCTGAACGGCTGTAACCCTGAAATAATCAAGCGTTGCACAGAGATACCTTCCAAGTTTCCTGTCACACAGGAGTTGGTCGGAAATTTGTTGGATGAAGGAGACACCCTCCAGGGAGCAATAGAG AATGGCCGAGTGTACATGGTAGATTTTGAGATTCTTGAGGGCATTCCATGCTACGACAAGAAAGGGAGGAGGTATGTATGCCCAGCACTGGGTCTATTCTACGTCAAAGGCAGTGGACGCATTGTTCCTATCGCAATACAGTTCCACCAAGAGCCGAGTGAGACCAACCCAATATGGACACCGAATGACTCTGAAATGGATTGGATCTATGCAAAGATGTGGCTGAAGAATGCAGATGCCCAGTGGCATCAG ATGATCGCGCACCTTCTTCGTTGTCACCTGTGTATGGAACCTTTCGCTGTGGCTAGTTGGCGCCAACTCCCGTCACTCCACCCTGTTTGGAAATTGCTAAAACCCCATACAGTGGGCGTCATAGCCATTAACACTCTTGGGAGAGAAAAGCTGATTTCCCCAGGGGGGACTGCGGATAAATTACTTAGCATTGGAGGAGGAG GTCACATCGAGTTGATGAAGAAGTATTTTAGGACCCTTAACATGTCTTCATATGATTTACCTCAAGTGTTAAAGGACCGAGGTGTAGATGATCCGGTGAAATTGCCACACTTCTATTACCGGGACGATGCTTTGAAGCTGTGGGACGCCATCAAAGACTTCGTCTCAAAAATGTTGTCTATTTATTATCAATCAGACGAAGACATTCATAAG GACTCAGAACTGCAGGCGTGGATCCTTGATCTTCATGACAACGGTTATCCAATCAGGGAAGGTGAAAGTGACCATGGCATTCCTTCTTCAGTGAAAACCGCTGCCCAACTGAGCCACTTGCTCACTATAACTATCTTCACTAGCTCATGTCAGCATGCAGCTGTCAACTTCTCTCAAATGGACACGTATGGTTTCGTGCCAAATTCTCCACTCCTTATGCGACAACCACCTCCAACGCAAAAAGGCAAAGTGACGGAGAAAGACATCATGCATTGCCTTCCTAATAACGATCAGGCAGGATTTACCGTATTAACGATGTTCGACTTGACCCGTTTCTTCCCTGATGTG CGTTACCTTGGTGACTATTCGGATGGTGCGTTCCGCAACGAAACGAAAGCCAGGGATGCTATTTTACACTTTCAGGAAAATCTCCAACGTCTCTCAAGATCAATCAAGGAACGAAATGAGACTTTGGAATTTCCCTACATCTATTTGCTACCAGAGAGGGTGCCAAACAGTATCGACATTTAA
- the LOC136928272 gene encoding allene oxide synthase-lipoxygenase protein-like, which produces MGIVTSKRRNTAVTQSGSKTTDIIYKEQSNERNWINEGFAIYKELQGDELFSKKMKEADEPPSDAGALSESQIAFYVKKYQVASTLKSLATQQRGDHRGVGATGAATVLNNPLLPEHEYFTAGRVFPIRVRHSNFHSKDDAGSDVRVLSIKFADSEYESPFDLLMYTGEKAAFWNIYSFDKMLTALKEGREAFQAYCLANPYHFHLVIAAFRRAPDSFTDQRYYTWLAFEYKAKDGVQRYAKFRILPADGRPETGLMTEQEQRTPWEIVRKTQEKRPHDYLTTEFKERMSLDGVLYKLQIQLHEIKPDDSHLILNAARNWDQSTHPWRDLAEVKLSSALPTDVISQTRFSLENLPSSIVVPPTKTIFDYGSLGRLQCKVYPGLDKLNSMKSTLEGEDLSIYCVSVTTGKRKGAGTDANVFLTITGTKGRTTPLLMDKCFHNDFEAGTQDTYVLDAEDVGELLMIKLEHDQAGLYSDWFVERVLITCSHDSGRLYEFPCGHWVQRESVFFEGKALLVTDEQHEAVRNQRKIEVQQRQQLFLWGDDPIYTSLPGYLKCETKTLPKDVQFTQEGIDELHKARRKALANLGLVTLLDIFDSWDDFDDYRKAFRAFVGDVPPAADHWRDDSFYGAHYLNGCNPDTIKRCTEIPSKFPVTQELVANLLDEGDTLQGAIEDGRVYMTDFKILEDILHYGEKDETLERRYACPAMGLFYVKGTGKIVPVAIQFFQEPSGTNPIWTPNDSEMDWIFAKMWLRNADTQWHQMITHLLRCHLCMEPFAVASWRQLPSLHPVWKLLKPHIKGVMAINTVGRELLIPAGGVADHTLSLGGGGHIELMKKYFRTLNLSSYDLPQVLTDRGVDDPVKLPHFYYRDDALKLWDAIKDFVSKMLSIYYQSDEDIHKDSELQAWILDLHDNGYPIREGESDHGIPSSIKTAAQLTHLLTIIIFNCSCQHAAVNFSQMDTFGFLPNSPAIMRQPPPTQKGNVTEKDIMRCLANKHQAGVTIATVFDLTRIFPDECFLGDYSDDAFKEMAAREVILRFQGKLHRISRSIKKRNETLKFPYTYLLPEKVPNSIAI; this is translated from the exons ATGGGAATCGTTACATCGAAACGGAGGAATACTGCGGTGACACAAAGCGGATCGAAGACCACAGATATCATATATAAAGAACAATCGAATGAGAGAAATT GGATAAATGAGGGGTTCGCGATTTACAAGGAATTACAAGGAGACGAATTGTTTTCTAAAAAGATGAAAGAGGCTGATGAG CCACCTTCAGACGCCGGAGCGTTAAGTGAGTCACAAATCGCGTTTTATGTCAAAAAATACCAAGTCGCTTCCACTCTGAAGTCACTGGCCACGCAGCAAAGAGGGGATCACAGAGGTGTGGGGGCAACTGGAGCTGCAACAGTGCTGAATAACCCACTATTACCTGAACACGAGTATTTCACAGCTGGCCGAGTTTTCCCGATCCGCGTGCGACACAGTAATTTTCACTCCAAAGATGATGCAGGGTCAGACGTACGTGTGCTTTCCATAAAGTTTGCTGACAGCGAGTATGAGTCTCCTTTTGATCTCTTGATGTACACCGGTGAAAAAGCAGCATTTTGGAACATCTACAGCTTTGACAAGATGTTAACGGCACTAAAGGAGGGTCGTGAAGCTTTTCAAGCATATTGCCTTGCAAACCCATATCA CTTTCATTTGGTCATAGCTGCCTTCCGTCGAGCACCGGATTCTTTCACTGACCAGCGGTATTACACATGGCTGGCTTTCGAATATAAAGCAAAGGACGGCGTGCAACGTTACGCTAAATTTCGGATCCTTCCCGCAGACGGTAGACCAGAGACAGGTTTGATGACAGAACAAGAGCAACGGACGCCCTG GGAAATCGTTCGAAAAACGCAAGAGAAAAGGCCACACGATTACTTAACCACTGAGTTTAAAGAGCGTATGTCATTGGACGGCGTATTGTATAAACTTCAAATTCAGCTACATGAAATAAAACCTGACGACTCTCATCTCATTCTTAACGCGGCAAGAAACTGGGATCAGTCCACACATCCTTGGCGAGATCTCGCTGAGGTCAAACTGTCGTCAGCGCTTCCAACTGATGTAATAAGCCAGACACGTTTTTCATTGGAAAATCTTCCTTCATCTATAGTTGTACCACCTACAAAGACCATCTTCGACTACGGTTCCTTAGGAAGACTCCAATGTAAGGTTTATCCTGGCTTGGACAAATTAAACTCGATGAAGTCCACTTTGGAAGGCGAAGATTTATCTATCTACTGTGTGTCGGTTACCACCGGAAAACGAAAAGGAGCTGGTACTGATGCCAATGTTTTCCTCACCATAACTG GAACGAAAGGTAGAACAACCCCGCTTCTTATGGACAAGTGTTTTCACAATGATTTCGAAGCTGGGACCCAAGACACGTACGTATTGGACGCGGAGGATGTGGGCGAGTTGTTAATGATCAAATTAGAACATGATCAAGCGGGACTGTATAGCGACTGGTTCGTAGAGCGGGTGTTGATTACCTGCAGTCATGATTCTGGAAGGCTTTACGAGTTTCCGTGCGGTCACTGGGTGCAAAGAGAGTCTGTGTTTTTCGAGGGTAAAG caTTGCTTGTCACAGATGAACAACATGAAGCAGttagaaatcaaagaaaaattgaagtTCAACAAAGGCAACAACTGTTCCTTTGGGGTGACGATCCCATTTACACCAGTCTCCCGGGATATTTGAAATGCGAAACAAAAACTCTTCCTAAAGATGTGCAATTCACTCAGGAAGGAATTGATGAACTGCACAAAGCAAGGAGAAAAGCGCTGGCTAACCTCGGATTAGTAACTTTACTGGATATCTTTGATTCTTGGGACGACTTTGACGATTACCGCAAG GCATTCCGTGCTTTCGTTGGTGATGTTCCACCGGCTGCCGATCACTGGCGGGATGACAGTTTCTATGGAGCTCATTATTTGAACGGTTGTAACCCTGACACAATCAAGCGCTGCACTGAGATACCTTCCAAGTTTCCTGTTACACAGGAGTTGGTCGCAAATTTGCTGGATGAGGGAGACACTCTCCAAGGAGCCATTGAG GATGGTCGCGTGTACATGACTGATTTTAAGATTCTTGAGGACATTCTGCATTATGGCGAGAAGGATGAAACGTTAGAAAGGCGTTACGCATGCCCAGCAATGGGTCTATTCTACGTCAAAGGTACTGGAAAGATTGTTCCCGTAGCGATACAGTTCTTTCAAGAGCCGAGTGGGACCAACCCAATATGGACCCCGAATGACTCTGAAATGGACTGGATCTTTGCAAAGATGTGGCTGAGGAACGCGGACACTCAATGGCATCAG ATGATCACACACCTTCTTCGTTGTCACCTGTGTATGGAACCTTTTGCTGTGGCCAGTTGGCGTCAACTGCCTTCACTCCACCCTGTTTGGAAATTACTCAAACCTCATATCAAGGGTGTCATGGCCATAAACACTGTTGGGAGAGAACTGCTGATTCCTGCAGGAGGTGTCGCGGATCACACACTTAGTCTTGGAGGAGGGG GTCACATCGAGTTGATGAAGAAGTATTTTAGGACCCTTAATCTGTCTTCATATGATTTACCTCAAGTGTTAACGGACCGAGGTGTAGATGATCCGGTGAAATTGCCACACTTCTATTACCGGGACGATGCTTTGAAGCTGTGGGACGCCATCAAAGACTTCGTCTCAAAAATGTTGTCTATTTATTATCAATCAGACGAAGACATTCATAAG GACTCAGAACTGCAGGCATGGATTCTTGATCTCCATGACAACGGTTATCCAATCAGGGAAGGTGAAAGTGACCATGGCATTCCTTCTTCAATTAAAACCGCTGCCCAGTTGACCCACCTGCTCACTATCATCATTTTCAACTGCTCATGTCAGCATGCAGCTGTCAATTTCTCTCAAATGGACACGTTCGGTTTCCTACCAAATTCTCCCGCCATCATGCGTCAGCCGCCTCCAACACAAAAAGGCAATGTGACGGAGAAAGATATCATGAGGTGCCTTGCTAATAAGCATCAGGCGGgagttaccatagcaacagtgtTTGACCTGACCCGTATATTTCCCGATGAG TGTTTCCTTGGTGATTATTCGGATGACGCGTTCAAGGAAATGGCGGCCAGAGAAGTCATTTTGCGTTTTCAAGGAAAACTCCATCGCATTTCAAGATCgatcaagaaaagaaatgagACTTTGAAATTTCCCTACACATATTTGTTACCCGAGAAAGTACCAAACAGCATAGCTATTTGA